From Xylanibacter oryzae DSM 17970, a single genomic window includes:
- a CDS encoding HlyD family secretion protein has protein sequence MSAKSQHNNILLAIVGFTAVVVVVAVIGFLTLGRTPETIQGEVEVTEYRVSSKVPGRILELRVKEGDYVHAGDTLAILDAPDVKAKMTQAQSVESAAAAVNKMADNGARREQIKGAFEVWQQAKAGLDIALKSYTRVQHLFDEGVMSAQKRDEAFANYKAMQAQARAAKSQYDMAVNGARTEEKEATAAKVRQAKGAVQEVHSYINETVQIAQMDGEVSDVYPKVGELVGTGTPIMSISVMKDMWGTFNVREDQLKGMKNGDTFTAFCPAFSKSIKMKVYYMKDEGSYAVWKATKSNGQYDLKTFEVKARPVTTIDGLRPGMSLIIKDR, from the coding sequence ATGTCAGCAAAATCACAACATAACAACATTCTGCTTGCAATAGTAGGTTTTACGGCGGTAGTCGTAGTTGTAGCGGTAATAGGTTTCCTAACATTGGGACGTACGCCAGAGACGATACAGGGCGAAGTGGAAGTAACAGAGTATCGGGTTTCAAGTAAAGTGCCTGGAAGAATTCTTGAACTTAGGGTTAAGGAAGGAGACTATGTACATGCCGGCGATACATTAGCTATACTTGATGCACCTGATGTAAAGGCAAAAATGACTCAAGCTCAGAGTGTAGAGAGCGCTGCGGCGGCAGTTAATAAGATGGCCGATAACGGTGCAAGGCGTGAACAGATAAAAGGTGCGTTCGAGGTATGGCAACAGGCTAAAGCCGGATTAGATATAGCTCTCAAATCATATACTAGGGTTCAGCATTTGTTTGATGAAGGTGTAATGAGTGCGCAAAAGAGAGATGAAGCTTTTGCAAACTATAAAGCTATGCAGGCCCAGGCACGTGCTGCCAAGAGTCAATATGATATGGCTGTAAACGGAGCCCGCACAGAAGAGAAAGAAGCGACGGCTGCAAAGGTGCGTCAGGCTAAAGGTGCTGTACAGGAAGTCCACTCATATATTAATGAAACTGTACAGATAGCACAGATGGATGGAGAAGTAAGTGATGTTTATCCTAAAGTGGGTGAATTAGTCGGTACAGGTACACCAATTATGAGTATATCAGTAATGAAAGATATGTGGGGAACGTTTAATGTAAGGGAAGACCAACTAAAAGGGATGAAAAATGGTGATACATTCACAGCTTTTTGTCCTGCATTTAGTAAAAGCATTAAGATGAAGGTATACTATATGAAAGATGAAGGCTCATATGCAGTGTGGAAAGCAACAAAAAGTAACGGACAATATGATTTGAAAACATTTGAAGTAAAAGCACGTCCGGTTACTACAATAGACGGTCTTCGTCCAGGAATGTCGCTTATAATAAAAGATAGATAA
- a CDS encoding phosphatase PAP2 family protein has translation MLETLQNIDSSLLLWLNGFHNSFFDLLMYMISNKFVWIPMYACIVFVSAMKYGLKMKIVYFIALFAIAFAITDYTCATILRPIFCRPRPSQPDSPIYQLVHIVNGDRGGHYGFPSCHSANSFMLATLLTLFFRKRNLTIFIYFWATIHSYSRIYLGVHYPGDILAGAIIGSMIAFGVYYAFMHIAKFKVKDSFRYVNYIPYIGLITFALLIMSATFTSLYGHSLLAKLL, from the coding sequence ATGCTAGAAACATTACAAAACATAGATTCATCATTATTATTATGGTTAAATGGTTTCCATAATAGTTTCTTTGATTTACTGATGTACATGATATCAAATAAATTTGTTTGGATACCAATGTATGCTTGTATCGTATTTGTTAGTGCCATGAAGTATGGCCTTAAAATGAAAATTGTTTATTTTATAGCACTTTTTGCTATAGCCTTTGCAATAACAGATTATACTTGTGCCACAATACTACGTCCAATATTCTGTCGCCCACGTCCTTCGCAGCCGGATAGTCCTATATACCAGCTTGTGCATATAGTAAATGGAGATCGTGGAGGACATTACGGTTTTCCTTCTTGTCATTCAGCTAATTCTTTTATGCTGGCTACATTATTAACGTTATTCTTCCGAAAGCGTAATCTTACGATATTCATCTATTTTTGGGCTACTATTCATTCATATAGTCGAATTTATCTGGGAGTACACTATCCGGGTGATATATTGGCCGGGGCAATAATAGGATCCATGATTGCTTTTGGTGTTTATTATGCATTTATGCATATTGCAAAATTTAAGGTCAAAGATTCTTTCCGTTATGTGAATTACATACCATATATAGGTCTCATTACATTTGCATTGCTTATTATGTCAGCAACATTTACATCATTATATGGTCATTCGTTACTGGCAAAGTTGTTATAA
- a CDS encoding ABC transporter permease yields MENEGFFHKINEGVHDMCYIWAKEMKAIVKDEGVLIFFIIVPLFYPLLYSWIYNNEIVREVPVAVVDLSHSDMSRKFIREYDASPNVEVAYHCNNMEDAKALVGKQVVRGILYFPEDFALNINRMTQAHVGVYCDMSLMLYYKAVYQTATAISSDINSKIQIQLSGNYSDRENEISTKPLDYEEVPIFNNTGGYGNFIIPGVLMLILQQTLLLGIGLSAGTARENNRYKDLVPVSRHYQGIFRIVLGKSMCYFMIYSVMAAYIVLAVPRFFHFVSMGHGADLLGLMVPYLLSCIFFGMMLSCLVRYRENVMLMVIFTSVPFLFMSGISWPQSNIPGVWQAIACLFPSTFGIRGFVRLNSMGATLSDIQQEYQALWIQATVYFFISCIVYRYQIINARRHAIERLDKMKKRVLSAKYKIK; encoded by the coding sequence ATGGAAAACGAAGGATTTTTTCATAAAATAAACGAAGGTGTACACGATATGTGTTATATCTGGGCTAAAGAGATGAAAGCTATCGTGAAAGACGAAGGTGTGCTTATATTCTTTATTATAGTTCCTCTATTTTATCCTTTGCTCTATTCGTGGATATATAATAATGAGATAGTTAGAGAAGTCCCGGTTGCCGTAGTTGATTTATCTCATAGTGATATGAGTCGTAAATTCATACGCGAATATGATGCTTCTCCGAATGTTGAGGTTGCTTATCATTGCAATAATATGGAAGACGCAAAAGCACTTGTCGGTAAACAGGTGGTTAGGGGCATCCTTTATTTTCCTGAAGATTTTGCGCTTAACATTAATCGTATGACTCAAGCTCATGTGGGAGTATATTGTGATATGAGTCTTATGTTGTATTATAAGGCGGTGTACCAGACTGCGACCGCTATTTCAAGTGACATTAACAGTAAAATACAGATACAGTTGTCCGGCAATTATTCAGATAGAGAAAATGAAATTTCAACTAAGCCATTGGATTATGAAGAAGTTCCTATTTTCAATAATACTGGTGGCTACGGCAATTTCATTATTCCAGGTGTGTTGATGCTAATTCTGCAACAGACATTATTATTGGGCATAGGCTTATCTGCAGGAACAGCAAGAGAGAATAATCGATATAAAGATCTTGTTCCTGTGAGTCGTCACTATCAAGGTATATTCAGAATAGTGTTAGGTAAATCCATGTGCTACTTTATGATATATTCTGTTATGGCAGCATATATAGTATTAGCAGTTCCGAGATTTTTCCATTTCGTATCTATGGGGCATGGAGCGGACCTGTTGGGTCTGATGGTTCCATATTTACTTTCATGTATATTCTTCGGTATGATGCTTTCATGCTTGGTAAGATATAGGGAAAATGTTATGCTAATGGTGATTTTTACATCTGTGCCATTCCTTTTCATGTCTGGAATATCATGGCCACAAAGTAATATACCTGGAGTATGGCAAGCTATAGCCTGTCTATTCCCGTCAACATTTGGTATAAGAGGTTTTGTGCGTCTTAACTCTATGGGAGCAACTTTGTCTGATATACAGCAAGAATATCAAGCCTTGTGGATACAGGCTACCGTTTATTTCTTTATATCATGTATCGTATACCGATACCAGATTATAAATGCAAGAAGGCATGCTATAGAACGCTTAGACAAAATGAAGAAAAGAGTATTATCCGCAAAATATAAAATCAAATAA
- a CDS encoding DNA topoisomerase 3, with amino-acid sequence MIVCIAEKPSVAKDIARILGASSSRDGYMEGNGYQVTWTFGHLCCLKEPDDYTPNWKRWSLSALPMIPQRFGIKVIDDQGIRKQFATIEKLMQAADTIINCGDAGQEGELIQRWVMQKAKAKCPVKRLWISSMTDEAIREGFQSLKDQADYQSLYLAGLSRAIGDWVLGMNATRLYTLKYGQNRQVLSIGRVQTPTLALIVNRQKEIENFKPEQYWVLSTIYKETLFTATKGKILSEEEGKNALDSINGKPFVITDVSKKKGTEAPPHLFDLTSLQVECNKRFSYSAEMTLNMIQALYEKKLTTYPRVDTQFLSDDIYPKCPTILKGLRGYEQLTGPLANQKLVKSKKVFDTSKVTDHHAIIPTGQPAYNLTDLEKNVYDLISKRFISVFYPDCKFSTTTVLGKVDNIEFKVSGKEILNPGWRTVYAKETQIAENDDAKGTDEERTLPSFVKGESGDHIPTLSEKWTAPPKFYTEATLLRAMETAGKFVDDDELRAALKENGIGRPSSRAGIIETLFKRHYVRRERKNLVATPTGTELIDTIHEELLKSCELTGIWEKKLRDIEHKKYDAVRFIDELKTQITDIVNGVLTDNSNRHVTITTDADIKRKINKTVSKKPSKKNIEKPKEQQLVPDDSIIGKTCPICGKGIIIKGKNAYGCNRWKEGCKFVLPFKK; translated from the coding sequence ATGATTGTTTGTATCGCAGAGAAACCTAGCGTTGCCAAAGATATAGCAAGAATCTTGGGAGCCAGCAGTTCCCGTGATGGATATATGGAAGGTAATGGCTATCAGGTTACATGGACTTTCGGACATTTATGTTGTCTGAAAGAGCCTGATGATTACACTCCAAACTGGAAAAGATGGAGTCTAAGTGCATTACCTATGATTCCACAGCGATTTGGCATAAAAGTTATCGACGATCAAGGTATTCGCAAGCAATTTGCAACTATTGAAAAGCTCATGCAAGCCGCTGACACAATTATAAATTGTGGTGATGCCGGACAGGAAGGTGAGCTCATTCAAAGATGGGTAATGCAGAAGGCTAAAGCAAAATGTCCTGTAAAAAGATTATGGATTTCTTCAATGACAGATGAAGCTATACGAGAGGGATTTCAATCATTAAAAGATCAGGCAGACTATCAGTCTTTGTATCTTGCAGGATTGAGTAGGGCTATAGGCGATTGGGTGCTTGGAATGAATGCTACTAGACTTTATACTTTAAAATACGGGCAAAACAGGCAAGTTCTATCTATTGGTCGCGTACAGACTCCAACTCTGGCGCTTATTGTAAACAGACAAAAAGAAATTGAAAATTTTAAACCTGAACAGTATTGGGTACTCTCTACCATTTACAAAGAAACATTGTTTACAGCTACAAAGGGTAAGATCCTTTCAGAAGAAGAAGGTAAAAATGCATTGGATTCGATTAATGGTAAACCGTTTGTAATTACTGATGTGAGTAAGAAGAAAGGTACAGAAGCCCCTCCTCATCTTTTTGATTTGACATCTTTACAGGTAGAATGCAACAAAAGATTCAGTTACAGTGCAGAGATGACACTTAACATGATTCAGGCTTTGTATGAAAAGAAATTAACCACTTATCCACGTGTAGACACACAGTTCTTAAGTGATGATATATATCCGAAATGTCCTACAATATTAAAGGGATTAAGAGGCTATGAGCAATTAACAGGCCCTCTTGCAAACCAGAAATTAGTTAAATCAAAAAAAGTTTTCGATACATCTAAGGTAACAGACCACCATGCAATAATACCAACAGGTCAACCTGCATACAACCTTACAGACCTTGAGAAAAATGTATATGACCTTATATCAAAGCGTTTCATATCTGTTTTCTATCCTGATTGCAAATTTTCCACTACTACAGTATTAGGAAAGGTTGATAACATCGAATTTAAGGTTTCAGGAAAAGAAATTTTAAACCCTGGTTGGCGTACTGTATATGCAAAAGAAACACAGATAGCAGAAAACGATGATGCAAAAGGCACAGATGAAGAACGCACTTTGCCATCATTCGTAAAGGGCGAGAGCGGAGATCATATCCCTACCCTCTCAGAAAAATGGACGGCACCTCCTAAGTTTTATACAGAAGCAACATTGTTAAGGGCGATGGAAACTGCCGGAAAATTTGTCGATGATGATGAATTACGTGCCGCATTAAAAGAAAACGGAATTGGCAGGCCATCTTCAAGAGCAGGCATCATAGAGACTCTATTTAAAAGACATTACGTAAGACGAGAAAGGAAAAACCTTGTTGCGACCCCCACCGGTACAGAACTTATAGATACCATACACGAAGAACTTTTGAAAAGTTGTGAATTGACTGGTATATGGGAGAAGAAGCTACGTGATATTGAGCATAAAAAATATGATGCAGTCCGATTTATTGATGAACTTAAGACACAGATAACAGACATAGTGAATGGTGTGCTTACAGACAATAGCAACAGACACGTAACTATAACCACTGATGCTGACATAAAGAGAAAAATCAATAAAACTGTGAGCAAGAAGCCTTCTAAAAAAAATATTGAGAAGCCTAAAGAACAGCAGTTAGTCCCTGACGATTCTATCATAGGAAAAACATGTCCTATCTGTGGAAAAGGTATTATAATCAAAGGGAAAAATGCTTATGGATGCAACAGATGGAAAGAAGGATGCAAATTTGTATTGCCATTCAAAAAATAA
- a CDS encoding ABC transporter permease: MVIFPIVVTLFFTSLMNEGQPVKMPVGVVDMDNTTTSRAMIRKLNSFQTTDVVANYANINEARNAIQRNKIYAFLYIPESTTDKLLASRQPKISFYYSSTSLTAGALLFRDLKTISTLGSASVGSATMAGKGYTSDQIRTFLQPIAVDLHTVSNPWISYNIYLSTMLVPGCLMIFMFLITAYSIGTELKFDRSKQWMRLAGNNPIIALAGKMLPQFIIFITIFYAYLFYIFGVLEFPHPGGVGYIMLLGLISVLASEGFGIFAFGLMPSLRMSMSICSLWAVLSFSMVGSAFPVASMDPELQALAYLFPLRHYFMIYQVCIFNGYPLIDAWINVVALLAFALLPILVLGRIKKAMLQYIYIP, translated from the coding sequence ATGGTTATCTTTCCAATTGTTGTGACTTTATTTTTTACGTCACTTATGAACGAAGGACAGCCAGTAAAGATGCCTGTAGGTGTTGTTGATATGGATAATACGACTACAAGCCGCGCTATGATTCGCAAACTGAATTCTTTTCAGACTACTGATGTTGTTGCCAATTATGCCAATATTAATGAAGCCCGTAATGCTATACAGCGTAATAAGATATATGCTTTCTTGTATATTCCGGAAAGTACAACAGATAAATTATTGGCGAGCCGTCAACCCAAGATATCTTTTTATTATTCTTCTACTTCACTTACAGCCGGTGCTTTATTGTTTCGCGACTTAAAAACAATATCAACTCTAGGTTCTGCTAGTGTAGGTTCTGCAACTATGGCTGGAAAAGGATATACATCAGATCAGATTAGAACATTTCTTCAGCCTATTGCTGTAGACTTGCATACTGTAAGTAATCCTTGGATAAGTTATAATATATATCTTAGTACAATGCTTGTTCCAGGATGTCTTATGATATTCATGTTTTTGATAACAGCATATTCTATAGGTACAGAACTTAAATTTGACCGTTCTAAGCAGTGGATGAGATTGGCGGGGAATAACCCTATCATTGCATTAGCTGGTAAAATGCTACCGCAGTTTATAATATTCATTACTATATTCTATGCTTATTTATTTTATATCTTTGGCGTATTAGAATTTCCGCATCCCGGTGGAGTGGGATATATAATGTTATTAGGGCTAATCTCTGTTCTTGCTTCAGAAGGATTTGGCATATTTGCCTTTGGATTAATGCCTTCTTTACGAATGTCTATGAGTATTTGTTCTTTATGGGCTGTGCTTAGTTTCTCTATGGTAGGTTCGGCTTTTCCAGTTGCCAGTATGGATCCAGAACTACAGGCTTTGGCGTATTTGTTTCCATTACGTCATTATTTTATGATATACCAGGTATGTATATTCAATGGATATCCGCTTATTGATGCTTGGATTAATGTAGTCGCTTTATTAGCATTTGCATTACTTCCTATATTGGTATTAGGTAGAATAAAGAAAGCCATGTTGCAATACATATATATACCGTAA
- a CDS encoding Mrp/NBP35 family ATP-binding protein: MTLYPKLILDTLATVTYPGTKKSLVESEMVADNLRIDGMKVSFSLIFDRDTDPFMKSTLKAAEAAIHYNISKDVEVSISVETKSKPRPEVGKMLPNVKNVIAVSSGKGGVGKSTVAANLAISLAKLGYKVGLLDADIFGPSVPKMFHVEDARPCAINKDGRDLIEPIEKYGIKLLSIGFFVNPDTATLWRGGMASNALKQLIADANWGDLDFFILDTPPGTSDIHLTLLQTLSITGAVIVSTPQNVALADARKGIDMYRNDKVNVPILGLVENMAWFTPAELPENKYYIFGKEGCKNLAKEMDMPLLAQIPLVQSICENGDNGEPSALNVDTITGQAFINLAQAVVTVTNRRNKEQGPTNIVQVNK; encoded by the coding sequence ATGACATTATATCCGAAACTTATACTGGATACACTGGCAACTGTGACATATCCTGGTACCAAAAAGAGCTTAGTAGAAAGTGAAATGGTAGCTGACAACTTACGAATAGACGGAATGAAAGTATCATTCTCTCTGATATTCGACAGAGATACAGACCCCTTTATGAAGTCTACACTAAAAGCTGCTGAAGCGGCAATACACTATAACATCAGCAAAGATGTTGAGGTTAGCATCAGTGTAGAGACAAAGTCAAAACCACGTCCGGAGGTTGGGAAAATGCTTCCTAACGTAAAAAATGTCATAGCTGTAAGCAGTGGTAAGGGTGGAGTAGGTAAAAGTACGGTAGCTGCCAATTTGGCTATATCTCTTGCCAAGCTCGGATATAAAGTTGGGTTGCTCGATGCTGATATTTTCGGTCCCTCGGTACCGAAGATGTTTCATGTTGAAGATGCCAGACCATGCGCTATAAATAAGGATGGACGTGATCTTATAGAACCAATAGAAAAATATGGTATAAAATTGCTCAGTATAGGTTTTTTTGTAAATCCTGATACGGCTACTCTATGGAGGGGTGGAATGGCATCAAATGCTTTAAAACAACTTATAGCAGACGCAAACTGGGGAGACCTTGACTTTTTTATTCTTGACACACCTCCAGGCACAAGTGATATTCATCTCACTTTACTGCAAACATTATCTATTACAGGCGCTGTAATAGTAAGTACTCCACAAAATGTTGCTTTGGCTGACGCACGCAAAGGCATTGACATGTATCGCAATGACAAAGTTAATGTACCTATTCTTGGTTTAGTAGAAAATATGGCATGGTTTACACCTGCAGAACTGCCGGAAAATAAGTATTATATATTTGGTAAAGAAGGTTGCAAAAACCTTGCAAAAGAAATGGATATGCCACTTCTAGCACAAATACCTCTCGTACAGAGTATATGTGAGAACGGTGATAACGGTGAACCATCTGCACTAAACGTAGACACCATAACCGGTCAGGCATTCATCAATCTTGCACAGGCTGTGGTTACTGTAACTAACCGCAGAAACAAGGAACAAGGACCAACAAATATTGTTCAGGTAAATAAATAA
- a CDS encoding TolC family protein, producing MNKFFGLLILAGAVLPSIAQEKLSLDSCRALALLNNKQLSISKLKQDVAHNARKAAHTKYLPHVNALGSYMHMNKEISILDDEQKESLSNFGSNVGSAFTSDLTPVITQMAQSGIITPQQAQSLGQGLQKAGTSLSNALNQAGQKIRDDFRTDTRNIYTASVMFTQPIYMGGKIIAVNRLAEYTEQFTFNDTEAKQQAIIYDIDNAYWTVVSLSHKQKLSQSYLQLVKKLDSDVNKMIKEGVATRSDGLKVDVKLNEAEMMQTQVDDGLELSKMYLCQLCGLPMDEKIKLVDEEKNDLNVVEASYDANTQVAMDARPELKMLKNAVDMSKEVTKIIRADFLPQLALTGGYTMTNPNLYNGFERKFSGFWSIGVMLTVPVWNWGEGVYKVRAARGATNIADMELSDAREKVELQVNQNSFKVKEANKRYTMASKNTERADENLRCATLGFKEGVIQSSTVLEAQTAWLQAQSQKIDAGIEVKLTQVGLKKALGILQ from the coding sequence ATGAATAAATTCTTCGGATTGTTAATCCTTGCCGGTGCTGTTTTACCATCTATCGCTCAAGAAAAGTTGAGCCTTGATAGTTGTCGTGCTCTAGCATTGCTTAACAATAAGCAGTTAAGCATTTCAAAACTCAAACAGGATGTAGCTCATAATGCACGTAAGGCTGCGCATACTAAATACCTTCCACATGTAAACGCGTTGGGAAGTTATATGCACATGAATAAAGAAATATCAATACTGGATGATGAGCAGAAAGAATCTCTTTCTAATTTTGGCTCTAATGTCGGTTCCGCTTTTACAAGTGATTTGACCCCTGTTATTACTCAAATGGCCCAGTCTGGCATAATAACTCCTCAACAAGCCCAATCTTTAGGTCAGGGATTGCAAAAGGCAGGCACATCACTTAGTAATGCATTAAATCAGGCAGGACAAAAAATACGTGATGATTTTCGTACAGACACGCGTAATATATATACGGCTTCTGTAATGTTTACGCAACCTATATATATGGGTGGAAAAATAATTGCAGTAAATAGACTGGCTGAATACACAGAGCAGTTTACTTTTAATGATACTGAAGCTAAGCAACAAGCCATAATTTATGATATAGATAATGCATATTGGACAGTAGTGTCTTTAAGTCATAAGCAGAAACTTAGTCAAAGCTACCTGCAACTAGTAAAAAAGTTAGACAGTGATGTTAATAAGATGATTAAGGAAGGTGTGGCTACACGTTCGGATGGGCTTAAAGTTGATGTGAAATTGAATGAGGCAGAAATGATGCAGACACAGGTTGATGATGGCTTGGAATTGTCAAAAATGTACTTATGTCAACTTTGCGGACTGCCTATGGATGAAAAAATAAAATTGGTGGACGAGGAAAAAAATGACCTTAATGTGGTTGAAGCTTCATATGATGCTAACACACAAGTGGCAATGGATGCACGTCCCGAACTAAAAATGCTAAAGAATGCAGTTGATATGAGTAAAGAAGTTACCAAAATTATACGTGCAGATTTCTTACCTCAACTTGCATTGACAGGTGGTTATACGATGACAAACCCAAATCTTTATAATGGTTTTGAAAGAAAATTTTCAGGATTTTGGAGTATTGGAGTTATGCTTACAGTACCAGTTTGGAACTGGGGCGAAGGTGTTTATAAGGTTAGAGCAGCTAGGGGCGCTACAAATATAGCAGATATGGAACTGAGCGATGCAAGAGAGAAGGTAGAACTTCAAGTAAATCAGAATTCATTCAAAGTGAAAGAAGCAAATAAACGGTATACTATGGCTTCAAAAAATACAGAGCGTGCAGATGAAAATCTGCGTTGCGCAACTCTCGGTTTTAAGGAAGGTGTCATACAAAGTTCAACTGTGTTAGAGGCTCAGACAGCATGGTTGCAGGCACAATCCCAAAAGATAGATGCGGGAATTGAAGTTAAACTAACACAGGTTGGTCTTAAGAAGGCACTTGGAATATTACAATAA
- a CDS encoding winged helix-turn-helix domain-containing protein has protein sequence MGAKQYTSTRDSIIANLNSALGKAVKMNAKNWLCRDTIQSYVKLQKSIGKEVTIHTSDRIFADALPKEIAKQNPQIQINVLRMDSFRGGGISAGKIDDGYLMSDTIMLVNNSRIYDTALSMRGYIYCPFTKVLYMSDMKVPLVFLLLALCFGVLSIVIKRNSKKTNLPSSQKDIVSFGGLVFCNEDNCIYDISHNRINFTPMEYSLMEMFYKSSSHFLLKKDICDALWPGKDNADESLYTLVRRLKQTLSECCNVKIMAVRGRAYQLEIK, from the coding sequence ATGGGAGCTAAACAATATACTAGTACCCGTGACAGCATTATCGCCAATCTTAATAGTGCATTGGGTAAAGCTGTTAAGATGAATGCAAAAAACTGGCTTTGCCGAGATACTATACAGTCATATGTAAAACTGCAGAAGAGTATAGGGAAAGAGGTGACCATTCATACCTCAGATAGAATCTTTGCAGATGCTTTGCCTAAGGAGATTGCTAAACAAAATCCTCAAATACAAATTAATGTATTAAGGATGGATTCCTTTAGGGGAGGAGGGATCTCCGCAGGAAAAATCGATGACGGCTATCTCATGAGTGATACAATAATGCTAGTAAATAATTCTAGAATATATGACACAGCCCTGTCTATGCGTGGCTATATATACTGTCCTTTTACTAAAGTTCTTTATATGTCAGATATGAAAGTTCCTTTGGTATTCCTTTTACTTGCGTTGTGCTTTGGAGTATTAAGTATAGTGATAAAAAGGAATAGTAAAAAGACTAATTTACCATCCTCTCAAAAAGATATTGTTTCGTTTGGTGGTCTTGTGTTTTGTAATGAAGATAATTGTATATATGACATATCTCATAACCGCATCAATTTCACCCCCATGGAATATAGTTTGATGGAGATGTTTTATAAATCATCTTCTCACTTTTTACTAAAAAAAGATATTTGTGATGCCTTGTGGCCTGGCAAGGATAATGCTGACGAGAGTTTATATACACTTGTACGTAGACTGAAACAGACTTTGTCTGAGTGTTGCAATGTTAAAATTATGGCAGTCCGCGGCCGTGCTTATCAATTGGAAATCAAATAG